The sequence below is a genomic window from Bos javanicus breed banteng chromosome 21, ARS-OSU_banteng_1.0, whole genome shotgun sequence.
aacaacatACATGTCCATCGACtgatgaataaagaaagaaaatatggtatatacacacaatagaatattattcagccattaaaaagaaaaaagaaaaaaatcctgccatttgtaacaacatggatggagcttgaaggaattatgctaagtgaaataagtcagaaagagaaagacaaatagtgtatgatctcacttatatgtgaaatccaaaaaaaaaagaaaccaaacaacTGAACTCATAAAGTTGGTGGGGGAgacaatgttcatcgcaacactgtttataatagccagggcatggaagcaacctagatgtccatcagcagatgaattaataagaaggctgtggtacatatgcacaatggagtattactcagccattaaaaataatacatttgaatcagttctaatgaggtggatgaaactggagcctattatacagactgaagtaagccagaaagaaaaacaccaatacagtatactaacacatatatatggaatttagaaagatggtaacaacaaccctgtattgCGAGaccgcaaaagagacactgatgtatagaatagtcttttggactctgtgggagagggtgagggtgggatgatttgggagaatggcattgaaacatgtataatatcatatgtgaaatggatcgccagtccaggttggatgcatgatacaggatgctcggggctggtgcactgggatgacccagagggatggtatggggagggaggtggggggggggttcaggatggggaacacgtgtacacccgtggcagattcatgttgatgtatggcaaaaccaatacaatattgtaaagtaattagcctccaattaaaataaataaatttatattaaaaaaaaaagttggtgggGGAGGGTAggtggatgaaggtggtcaaaagatacaaacttccagttataatgATTAAGCTCTGGAGATGCATGTatagcatgatgactatagttaacaatgtgctgtgcttagttgtgtgtgtgtgtgtgtgtgtgtgtgtgtgtatgtgtgtgcttagttgctcagtcgtgtctgactctttgcaattgcatggactgtaacccaccaggctcctctgtccatagggattctccaggtaagaacactgagtgggttgccatgacctcctcctggggatcttcccaacccagggatcaaacccaagcctcccGCTGTATCACATACTTGAAAAAtgctgagagtagatcttaaaagttttcacCACCCAAAAAAAGGAACTATGTAAGGTGATGgctgtgttaactaaccttattgtggtaatcatccTGCAATATATTTGAATATCTAATCATTACACTGTATACTGTATACCTAAAGCTTATACAAtggtatatgtcaattacatctcaataaagctgggaaaagATTTAATTCTTAAATGGTCTAGCTAACAATAAATTGAATATTCAAATGAAATACTCTTACagcaacatttttaaatgcttaaaatagtaaattttatgttatcacaatagaaaaaaagaatgagtctATTTGAGAGATTTCatcatcttaaaatatatatgcagttTTACTGAATCCTTATCAGCACTGGCAAGTACTTATTAGAAAACCTAGTTAGACTACATATAAtcaaaattatttctataaaGATTAGTCGTGCAGCACAAGGGATATATGAGGACAGAACTTTATCAGAATTCCTAAGTACCTCAAAAGTCTATTTAAACAAGGACCACcaagtggttttattttcatgcgtgtgtgtgtatgtgtgtgttgttacCCTTTATCAGTTACCTTTGGCAATCAAGACATAGTGTAGTCATGCAGGCAGGGCAATTCAAGACAGCATCGCTATTCGGAACAGGCTGCTGTTGTTGACGTGGTCGCTGTATTCCAAAACCATGGTAGCTAGAACAGAAAGAGGAAGGGTGAAGCACATTAAAGCCAGATCTTCCTTTCTAAGGCCACTTTCCAATAAAAGAAATCAGTACCCTTTAGAAAAATGGTTAATTCTAGGAATGGGGCACATAAGGTAGACCTGGAACATCCTgtagtgccagaaagtaaggcggtactcaaaaagaaaaaacaaaaccaaaaatccaTGAGACAGTATGTTAAAGGGGCACAGGAGTCAACTCAAAGAGCCCCTGATGACTGAAATTAAAACAATTAGAGCATTGAAATAAAACAGTGTTAAATTATAagcaaagtataaataaatacccATGACTCTATGCTGATATAAATGacttaatatgtaaataaatggggAGAACAGACACATCTCCCATATGTAAGAACTACAAATAATTTATGAAGATACTCTCCCCTAAAGGAGACGGAACATGACTCCTTAAGTCTAGGCTAAATATAATAACATCCTTCCAAATAGAAGGTACAGAAAGGTGTGGAAAGAGGAACTTTACAGCTGAGAAACTAAATCATGCTTGATAGTATGTGCCCTTGATACAAAGTGATGAAAACGGCACTTTACGTCTATGGTCTTTCGCCCCAAAACCTCTAATTCCAGTCTGATCATGAGAAAAGCATTAGATAAATTCCAATAGAGGACCCTCCCACAATATTCCTGACCCATGCTCCTCAAAACTGTTAAAGTCATCAAAaccaaggaaagtctgagaaactcaTAGCCAAGAAAAGCCTCAgtagacatgacaactaaatgtaacATGGTATCCCAGATGGGCTCTTGGAAGAGAATATAGATATTAggataaaaactaaggaaatctggggggattccctggcagtccagtggtcaggtcGTCTTGCTGTTGGTTGCAGGGAGTAATAAGAAAATTCTCTGTATTATCAGCTGAATTTTTCTGTACctctaaaattattctaaaaaagtctactaattaaacacacacacatcaataaagctacttttaaaaagcaagcatTGTAAGCTCTAAGTGCCTAAGAATCTTAGTCTGTTTTGTTCCCTTTTGTATTTCAAGAGTCTGGAACAGTGTTTTGCgtatagtaagtgctcaacaaatatgtgctgattgaaaaaataaagtatgaatttacttacaaagaCACTAAAGTATAAAAGGATATATTCTTAAAAGGGGCTTATAGATGTTACTTCTCAAGATTACATAACAATGAAAATACATTCCATCTTAAGTCACTGACAACTTCTGTTACCGGAATCAGGAGCTAGATCTTAAGCTCCTTAATTATTTCAACAGCGCTCATAGCACTTAAAATGTTCATCTCACACTGTAGGTGTGAAAACTACTCATCACTTAAATGCAAGCGACAGCTGTAAGTGGTGCACGGATGaaactgagagaagaaaaaagaacaaagtggaaGAGTGGAAGCTAAAAGGTGGTACACAAAGACCCACACAGCATCACATTCCCTCTGGACTGGACAACTATagattcctgggccccaccctcGATGAATCGAAACTTCCTGGAGTAGGACTCAAGGGTTTGCATTTCACTCTCACCAGTGATTCTGAAGCTCAGGCAGGCTAGGGTAACATTAGGTAACAGTGATAAGCTTTcagctttcatttttatgataAATCGATCTTCATCAAATCAAATTTGAAATAGAGTGTGGAGTTTCCTCTTGAAATGATGGAAATGACTTGAAACAACATAGGAAGTGGTTGCACACCCCTGTGAAcacactaaatgccactgaactgctAACTTCAAAATGGTTAACATTACGTcatgtgaattttacctcaactttaaaaagtcaaatttgtAAACATGATTCGAGTATTCATATAGAAAACATCACATCCACTCTTAATCCACATAAACTCTTTTACTTTTGGCCATGCTGAGGCATGCgggattttagttctccaaccaggaatcgaacctgagcaCCTTGCAGTGGaaacgtggagtcctaaccactggacccccagggaatttccCGTATAAACTTTTAATCTCTAAGTAATTTTATACTGCTTATTTGAAAAAAGTCAGCTTTGTTTCTTGAAGGGAGAGACTTGACTAACTACAGCAGTTTGAATTCaacaacagtttttaaaaaatatatggtctaaagaatgtatatatgtatataactgagtcactttgctgtacagcagacattGGCacgacattgttaatcaactatgctgttgctcttcagtcactgagtcgtgtccagctctttgtgaccccatggactccagcacaccaggcttccctgtctttcactattgcccagagtttgctcagattcatgtctattgagtccatgatgctatatttcaaataaaaataaataaataaccaatggCCTGACTgaaatttgcttttcattttcaaaatattcagtAGTTTTTTTTCTCAAACTTTCTTTATGCatgacccgggtctcctgcattacaggcagatccctcaccatcttagccaccagcaAAGTCtctataaacatacacacatacactcaaaACGTGAGTACAGTGAAAATCATCTTTTAATCATTTTCCCTAAAGATCTGAAATATTAAATTTAAGTTCTTACCCTCTTCTCTGTGCGTCAACCCAGGCCTGATCTCTGTTATCTTTTTcaggatcatatagtaattcatCATTTGTTGGAATTCTgtgttgtttcttcttttttttcttggtcacttgtgctaattttgaaaatgttaagaaTATGGCTAAGTAGCATGTCTAAAATTCACACCTTCTTTTACACAAAATGAAGAATCCTATTTCCTAAGGTACACATTTTTTCTATCttcctaaaaaaaattttttaaactattcctCCAAATAAAGTTCAGAACCGAGTTCAAATAATGAGAAGTCAGAGTCTCAAAAAAGCCACCCAAATCAAGTCAAGAACagacactaatttttttttttttggctgcactgctcggcttgcagaatcttagctccccagaccagggatcaaacccagacttCCAGAAGTGGAaccatggagtctcaaccactggaccaccagggaattccttagaAACTATTTTTGATGTCTTAAATTTTCCATAAGTTCTCATACATTAAATGCGACTGATTTCAGAACAAAAATGAGTGGAACACTATGATCATATACATATACTAGACCAACTTGAACAAGTCAATATTTAtgcaacaatatataaaaatataaaatcatttcttTACCTTATAAATATGTTATGTATGTATTCCATCATAACTACTGATATAATTTAGTTTTAGCTCTTGTCATTATGCTCAACTTTGCTCAAAATTTACACaaaatcaggggcttccctggtggtccagtggttaagaatctgccttgcaatgcaagagacaccacttccatcccttgtctgggaagatcccacatgccgcagagcaactacaGCCTCAGCCCGgtgcctagagcctatgctccacaacgagagaagccactgcaataagaagcccacgactgcaaccaagagtagcccctgctcgccgcaactagaggaagcctgcacgcagcaatgaagactcactacagccaaaaaaaattctaatttatacAAAATCAATTTCAAAGAACAGAgaggttgatttttttaaaaaagcaacaactTAGGGAAAATTCTACAACAGAGTAAAACCTAGAAACTATCTGCAGTTGTGAAAGCAAATGCTGCTGTGCTAAAGAACCCTGAAGGAAAAAGAGGCCGAGAACCTTGAGCAGAGAGCTACTGAGTCAGgactctcctcctctccccagatGCGCCTCTGCACGCTGCCCTAGTCCCAGGCCCTCAGGTGTGTGTGCTTCCATCTGTTCTACGCACAATCCTGCTTTTGTTTTCACATCAACCGCCTGcaatttcttaaaagataaaaCTCAAAGGGAAAACCTAATATCAAATTGCTAGGTAACACTTCTTTCATAAAATATAGCTGCTAAACCTGGTGAACATGTTCCTTACCTGCTTTGTCTTCATCTTCAGAATCAGAATCAAAATATATATTGTCATAGTACTTTGTCGGAGCTGTTCCAACTATCCCATCTCCTGAAGACCCTAGTCAAACCATAAAGGAAGTTTAAAGACTAAAAAATACAGAATTGACAAGATAAAAAACTCCATACATTCTTCCATCACTTCAAACTGCTATCGGCTCATTCCCAATTTCATTTCAGTGGAAAAATACTTTCACATCAATGACTTATTGGAGTCAATGACTTACTGTATTTCTGTACCCTATGCAATTACAGAGAACTTCTCGTCCTCGAATATGTGTTCCAAATCATGAGAAAATTATTCTTCCTCTCTTGCCAGAAAGAGACTGAAAGCACATATGATAATGATAAAAGCACATCTAATTAAACAAAATAGCCATATTTTCAAGTTACCAGCATATATATCTCTACCTTTCAGCCATGCAGTATACTGTAGAGAACAGGAAATAAACATCTTGTTTTAAGGGACTTTAGAAAAAAGAGGGTAAGAGCTCTATAAAGAGTCAGGAGGAATGAGTCAAGGACATGTTCTTCCTCTCCTCAGTAGTGCCCAGTGCTGTGACATTACCTACACTTCTGTCATCATATGCGTACATCCCTAATTCTTCCTCTTAATTAATATCTGCCTTTGCTTTGATCATTATCATATATTCTTTCAATTCTTAATAGTTAATATATGGCATAATAATATGGAAACCAATGTTGAGGAGTCCTACTTTCACAAAAGTTTTCAAGGCAGGTACATTTTACATAACAGACCACGCACCAGAATTAAGTATATTTCATTACTTACTAAAATAAGATAGGAATTTGTGGTGACACATTGCTCAATCTGCTATATCAGTGTTACATAACCTAAAAAGTACTTCTATAAGCTAATGTGTCTTTCTTTATCCTAGGGTAAAAAGTACAAAAGGAAATCATATAAGTAAACAACGCTTAACAGCCTCTTTCCAGCACCACAGGAAAAGTCTGCACTAGCAATGAAAGAAAAGCACGCTCAGGTTGCCAagtacatttattcattcactcaagacGTGTTTACTGGGCACGGACTGAAAGTGCTGGGGACACAACAGAACGCAAATAAGGGTCTCTGCCGTTATGGAGcttagaaaaatatctatgtGAGAATCGAACTAAAAGTTTACCTGTTTCTAGAGAAGATAACTTGTCCTCCATTGTTTTTATGGTAGAATTTAATTcagcttccatttctttttcaaattcatctTCACTAGAGGATTCACTTTCCCCAGTAAGGCATTCTCTGATAAGTTTTCGTTTTTGGTCAGGAGTTCCATGTAAAAGCACATCCACCTCATCTTCAGAACTAGAACACATTTAAATCACAAAGAACATGAAcattaaagtattaaaataacTTGAACACCTATCATCCCATTGCCCAACAATTTTAAGTTTCATAAGGTTGCACTGGATTCAGCTGTCATTACATACAGCTCTTCTGACTTCAACCATTTCTGCATATttccaaacatattttttaatgtctgcaTACCATTTCCTCTTGCAGATGCTGTATAGTTATTTGTCCTTGCTATTAAACACATACAATGAATAGCTCTGgatatataattttgtttctgTTGATTTCCTTAGGTTAAATGTCTAAAATTAGACATAAACATCCTTCTGACTTCTGGAATTATCACACTACTTTTCAAGTGTATTGCACCAATTCGTAATTCTATCAGCAATGAAAATTTTACTGGGCGTTTGTTTCAAAGTCTGGACACTTAAATAAAACTTAATATACGTAACAGACAGCTAATATATCCACACAAAATGTTAACAGACAGTAAATAAATATCACAGTTTAAAAGGCACAGTGCTACAGGGAactataaaaagagagagagacctaaAGTATATTCCAAATTCTCCTGAGCAATGTATGCCGATTTGCCCTTCT
It includes:
- the EAPP gene encoding E2F-associated phosphoprotein isoform X2 — its product is MVSEGLVTMNRLQDDYDPYAVEEPSDEEPALSSSEDEVDVLLHGTPDQKRKLIRECLTGESESSSEDEFEKEMEAELNSTIKTMEDKLSSLETGSSGDGIVGTAPTKYYDNIYFDSDSEDEDKAATMVLEYSDHVNNSSLFRIAMLS
- the EAPP gene encoding E2F-associated phosphoprotein isoform X1, which produces MVSEGLVTMNRLQDDYDPYAVEEPSDEEPALSSSEDEVDVLLHGTPDQKRKLIRECLTGESESSSEDEFEKEMEAELNSTIKTMEDKLSSLETGSSGDGIVGTAPTKYYDNIYFDSDSEDEDKAAQVTKKKKKKQHRIPTNDELLYDPEKDNRDQAWVDAQRRGYHGFGIQRPRQQQQPVPNSDAVLNCPACMTTLCLDCQRHESYKTQYRAMFVMNCSVNKEEILRYKPPENRKKRRGHKKMRSNQEGAAEEAETDVEEIYHPVMCTECSTEVAVYDKDEVFHFFNVLASHS